The following proteins are co-located in the Desulfobacterales bacterium genome:
- a CDS encoding class I SAM-dependent methyltransferase has product MGLGQQQASVILKQGREKSIRNRHPWIFSGAIYRVEGAPASGETVVIRTHDGGVCGRGAFSPRSQITVRIWTFRPDKDISAAFFRTRLERAVASRRSRSAAENGSSGRLVYAESDGLPGLIVDRYGDYLVCQFLSAGTEYWKKTICEILTDLVPCKGIYERSDVAVRKKEGLEQTSGSLTGQAPPDLIEIEENASRFLVDVKQGHKTGFYFDQRENRRRAAAYLADAEVLDCFAYTGGFSVAALKAGAAAVTVVDSSANAIALARRNIALNHPDESAVFTEEGDVFSVLRWYREAGRSFDAAILDPPKFALSARDVKKACRAYKDINMTAMTLLKPGGILITFSCSHHVGSDLFQKTVAYAALDAGRDVQIVQRLHQAPDHPVSLSFPEGEYLKGLICRVW; this is encoded by the coding sequence ATGGGTTTAGGGCAACAGCAGGCTTCGGTCATTCTTAAGCAGGGCCGCGAAAAATCAATCCGCAATCGCCATCCGTGGATTTTTTCAGGTGCGATTTATCGGGTGGAGGGGGCGCCCGCCAGCGGAGAAACGGTTGTCATCCGGACGCACGACGGCGGCGTGTGCGGCCGCGGGGCGTTTTCACCCCGTTCGCAAATTACGGTCCGGATCTGGACCTTCCGGCCGGATAAGGATATTTCAGCGGCATTTTTTAGGACCCGGCTGGAAAGGGCCGTGGCGTCCAGGCGCAGCAGGTCGGCGGCAGAGAACGGAAGCTCCGGCCGCCTGGTGTATGCCGAGTCGGACGGCCTGCCCGGATTGATCGTTGATCGATACGGGGATTACCTGGTGTGCCAGTTTCTATCAGCCGGAACAGAATACTGGAAAAAAACGATATGTGAGATCCTGACGGACCTGGTTCCATGCAAGGGAATATATGAACGTTCCGACGTTGCCGTCCGGAAAAAGGAAGGGCTGGAGCAAACCAGTGGTTCCCTGACGGGGCAGGCCCCCCCCGACCTGATAGAAATAGAGGAAAACGCCAGCCGATTTCTGGTTGACGTCAAGCAAGGGCACAAGACCGGTTTTTATTTCGACCAGCGCGAAAACCGCCGCCGCGCTGCCGCATACCTGGCCGATGCGGAAGTCCTCGACTGCTTTGCCTATACCGGCGGGTTCAGCGTTGCAGCCTTAAAGGCCGGGGCTGCTGCCGTGACGGTTGTGGACAGTTCGGCGAACGCAATCGCTCTTGCCCGGCGAAACATCGCGTTAAACCATCCGGACGAATCGGCCGTGTTTACGGAGGAGGGGGACGTCTTTTCCGTTTTGCGCTGGTATAGAGAGGCCGGACGCAGCTTTGATGCCGCCATATTGGATCCGCCCAAATTCGCCCTGTCCGCCCGGGATGTGAAAAAAGCCTGCCGGGCATATAAAGATATCAACATGACGGCAATGACGCTGTTAAAACCCGGCGGCATTTTAATCACTTTTTCCTGCTCACACCATGTGGGGAGCGACCTTTTTCAAAAGACGGTTGCCTATGCCGCCCTGGATGCCGGGCGGGACGTGCAGATTGTCCAGCGGCTGCACCAGGCCCCAGACCATCCGGTGAGTCTGAGTTTTCCGGAAGGGGAGTACCTG